In Aricia agestis chromosome 14, ilAriAges1.1, whole genome shotgun sequence, one genomic interval encodes:
- the LOC121733833 gene encoding spermine oxidase, with protein sequence MGDDSKNSGNSNDKNKYNVIIIGGGMAGLSAANYLIKNGHKDFIILEARKRIGGRIISIPLQNHKVELGANWIHGVLGNPIYELASANGLINIVNVPKPHKVIAATEDGKQVPFGVLHEIHEAYVCFLRRCEEYFLCQYLPPPDIHSVGEHINLEATIYLERLPTSEEKRLRRLIFDCLLKRETCISGCNTMDDIDLLELGSYTELQGGNIMIPSGYSSILQPMTKNIPAEKILSNQPVAKIVWSYENSQFEDLGDESEDSDQTVIEDLSKVSSSKPDLSDNRDSGEKPKKRSNHLVEVICENGQSYFAHHVICTIPLGVLKEKAAELFQPALPQYKMESIDRLLFGAVDKIFLEYERPFLNPDITEIMLLWESPSQPEDISKSWFKKIYSFTKVTETLLLGWVSGKEAEYMESLSMEEVGNVCTKILRKFLNDPFVPEPKTCVCTSWKNQPYSRGSYTAIAVGASQGDIESLAQPIFRHVHDKKPVLLFAGEHTHSSFYSTVHGAFLSGQAAAQRLLAPEVVTENEVATTTSSDLHNWIEGIQLEG encoded by the exons ATGGGCGATGATAGCAAAAATTCTGGTAATagtaatgataaaaataaatacaatgtcATTATAATCGGCGGTGGCATGGCTGGACTATCCGCTGCAAACTACCTCATAAAAAATGGTCACAAAGACTTCATCATTTTAGAAGCTAGAAAACGTATAGGCGGACGAATTATATCAATTCCCCTACAAAATCACAAAGTGGAACTCGGGGCGAATTGGATTCATGGGGTTTTAGGTAATCCTATATACGAATTGGCCTCGGCAAACGGACTTATAAATATTGTCAATGTACCGAAACCACATAAGGTTATTGCAGCTACTGAAGACGGTAAACAAGTGCCTTTTGGAGTACTACACGAAATTCACGAAGCTTACGTATGTTTCCTTAGAAGATGCGAAGAATACTTCTTATGTCAATATCTACCACCTCCCGACATACACAGCGTCGGCGAGCACATCAACTTAGAGGCTACCATATATTTAGAACGACTACCGACGTCGGAGGAGAAAAGATTAAGACGATTGATATTTGACTGCCTACTCAAAAGGGAGACTTGTATATCTGGCTGCAACACCATGGACGATATAGATCTATTAGAATTAGGCAGCTACACAGAGCTACAAGGAGGCAACATAATGATACCATCAGGCTATAGTTCTATATTGCAGCCGATGACTAAAAATATACCGGCTGAAAAGATACTATCTAATCAGCCGGTGGCTAAAATTGTGTGGAGCTACGAGAATTCACAGTTTGAAGATTTAGGAGACGAATCTGAAGATTCTGATCAAACTGTCATAGAGGATTTATCTAAAGTATCTTCCAGTAAACCAGATCTCAGTGACAACAGAGACTCAGGAGAGAAACCAAAGAAAAGAAGTAATCATTTAGTTGAAGTTATTTGTGAAAATGGGCAGAGCTATTTTGCTCATCATGTGATATGTACAATACCTTTAGGAGTTTTGAAAGAGAAGGCGGCAGAGTTGTTTCAACCAGCACTGCCACAGTATAAAATGGAGTCTATTGACCGACTTTTGTTTGGTGCGGTAGATAAAATTTTCCTAGAATACGAGAGACCATTCTTGAATCCAGATATTACAGAAATTATGCTGCTCTGGGAGAGTCCATCGCAACCCGAGGACATATCAAAGTCGTGGTTCAAGAAAATTTACTCATTTACAAAAGTCACAGAGACTCTGTTATTGGGCTGGGTGTCAGGTAAAGAAGCAGAATACATGGAGTCCTTGTCTATGGAAGAGGTTGGAAATGTTTGCACAAAAATATTAAGGAAGTTTTTAAATGATCCTTTTGTACCTGAACCTAAAACTTGTGTATG TACAAGCTGGAAAAACCAACCATATTCAAGGGGTTCTTACACTGCAATCGCTGTTGGTGCAAGTCAAGGCGACATAGAGAGCTTAGCACAACCAATATTTAGACATGTTCATGATAAAAAG CCTGTTCTGCTCTTTGCTGGAGAGCATACGCACAGCAGCTTCTACTCTACAGTACACGGCGCTTTTCTGTCGGGCCAAGCAGCAGCACAGCGGTTGTTAGCACCAGAGGTGGTCACAGAAAACGAAGTCGCAACCACCACATCTAGTGACCTCCACAATTGGATCGAAGGTATACAGTTGGAGGGATAA
- the LOC121733623 gene encoding protein CREBRF homolog encodes MSDSIYTHDFLLDSGLEIKQETPFEIGAMSASVPIPQRRTDLGDFNQDYDLCLPDNQVGSFHNVPTYNKSSFEVDTSKMELFKMEDDDIFQVDKADLILGPTLAELNANPDTSLDDLNFDDLLLPEESEYCIQIGGAMSGNRRPMNTLQPNSTLTSESPCSPYSRAQLAFSPSSQHSSASSSFAPPVNQLPELLLRLDGYSGEIALGQSVPASSILPPYPTSVKQHQAQLSSSAPTHLTREQIWQRREPRKHLLSTSSLAEAGSISSLSGDLLSPGTNEFSQDEDEKDIESDEDSDRYEDLSSDESNDESPEKREARQNAKKEKFFWQYNVQAKGPKGQRLILKKKSEDPHVLNSVTDPVFSPNCNVKGIKHSGKARKGDGNDLTPNPRKLYLIGNELDKLGKIINDMIPVSELPFNVRPKTRKEKNKLASRACRLKKKAQHEANKLKLYGLQQEHKRLINGINQMKQVLSNRVTNPDASVDWSSHVTGIVSTATEVKIGGNTSEFVNKVLDNVRSGQNNGGLNDMQAF; translated from the exons ATGTCGGATTCTATTTACACCCATGACTTTCTTTTAGATTCTGGTTTAGAGATTAAACAAGAAACACCATTCGAAATAGGCGCGATGTCCGCCTCGGTCCCTATACCTCAGCGTCGTACAGACCTCGGTGATTTCAATCAGGACTATGATCTGTGTTTACCAGACAATCAAGTCGGTTCCTTCCATAACGTTCCCACGTACAACAAGTCTTCCTTCGAAGTGGACACATCAAAAATGGAATTGTTCAAAATGGAGGATGACGATATATTCCAAGTGGACAAAGCTGACCTAATACTCGGACCGACTCTAGCAGAGTTGAATGCGAATCCCGATACGTCTTTGGACGACCTAAACTTTGATGACCTACTTTTGCCTGAGGAAAGTGAATATTGCATTCAAATAGGCGGTGCTATGTCTGGCAACAGACGCCCAATGAACACATTGCAGCCGAATAGCACTCTCACGTCTGAGAGCCCATGCAGTCCGTACAGCCGTGCACAACTTGCCTTCTCCCCTTCCAGCCAACACAGCTCTGCTTCCTCGAGTTTTGCACCGCCTGTAAATCAATTACCAGAACTTCTTCTACGTTTGGATGGCTACAGTGGTGAAATAGCTTTGGGTCAGTCTGTACCTGCATCTTCCATTTTGCCCCCATATCCCACCAGTGTGAAGCAGCACCAGGCACAGCTGTCTTCTTCAGCTCCAACACATCTCACTCGCGAACAG ATCTGGCAACGCAGGGAACCTCGCAAGCATTTACTATCAACAAGTTCTCTGGCTGAGGCTGGATCTATTTCATCCCTGTCTGGAGATCTGCTCAGTCCTGGAACTAATGAGTTCTCCCAGGATGAAGATGAAAAAGACATTGAATCTGATGAGGACAGTGACAGATATGAAGACCTTTCATCTGAtg AATCAAATGATGAAAGTCCAGAGAAAAGGGAAGCAAGGCAGAATGCTAAAAAAGAGAAATTCTTTTGGCAATACAATGTTCAAGCAAAAGGTCCCAAAGGCCAGCGTTTGATACTCAAGAAGAAATCAGAAGACCCTCATGTGTTGAATAGTGTCACTGATCCAGTATTCAGTCCAAATTGTAATGTAAAAGGCATCAAACACAG TGGCAAAGCTAGAAAAGGCGACGGAAATGATTTGACACCAAATCCAAGGAAGCTTTATCTGATTGGTAATGAATTGGACAAACTaggtaaaataattaatgacaTGATTCCTGTCAGCGAACTGCCATTCAACGTGAGGCCAAAAACAAGAAAAGAGAAGAATAAATTAGCCTCAAGAGCGTGTCGTTTGAAGAAGAAAGCTCAACATGAGGCAAACAAATTGAAATTGTATGGGCTACAACAGGAACATA AACGTCTAATAAATGGTATCAACCAAATGAAACAAGTGCTGAGTAATCGGGTGACAAATCCAGATGCAAGTGTGGACTGGTCCTCACATGTCACTGGGATAGTCAGTACGGCTACAG AGGTGAAAATAGGAGGGAACACATCAGAATTCGTGAACAAAGTGTTGGATAACGTCAGATCTGGCCAGAATAATGGCGGTCTCAACGACATGCAAGCATTTTAG
- the LOC121733835 gene encoding 8-oxo-dGDP phosphatase NUDT18, whose translation MSRQVDSSIIRLLDGLGLEGDENDFCDFTIADQNSVAESQGITPTTPSNFKPVLGGNVTYVVACVILNERNELLMMQEAKESCAGKWYLPAGRMEKGETIVEAAVREVLEETGLHCKPETLLVVETAGGTWFRFVLTGHVTGGELKTPAKADKESLQAKWISDLQEISLRSNDIIHLIDKVKLYKQRKPGENWHKQILPAPVAHTKDMLRLIIFIKKRSTNRLHVLLSEKSMLHFPTCEINPAKSLHSTLRRFMVEMFGADVAQHRPIGLFNVEADPAADGCCLTLLVVFRPPLEEVPLIGKCVWQELSPEVEKRCIPIASTKNSTIELHVVR comes from the coding sequence ATGTCGCGCCAAGTGGACTCGAGTATTATTCGACTTTTAGATGGGTTGGGTCTCGAGGGTGACGAAAATGACTTTTGTGATTTTACCATAGCCGATCAAAACTCAGTTGCCGAATCTCAAGGAATAACTCCTACCACTCCCTCAAACTTCAAACCCGTGCTCGGTGGTAACGTCACTTATGTGGTGGCATGCGTAATTTTGAATGAACGTAACGAATTGCTAATGATGCAAGAAGCAAAGGAGAGCTGCGCGGGTAAATGGTACCTGCCGGCCGGGCGAATGGAGAAAGGCGAAACTATAGTCGAAGCTGCGGTCAGAGAGGTTTTAGAGGAAACCGGCTTACATTGTAAACCGGAAACTTTGTTGGTCGTCGAGACAGCTGGGGGAACTTGGTTCAGATTCGTCCTAACGGGCCATGTCACCGGTGGTGAACTCAAAACCCCTGCTAAAGCAGACAAGGAATCACTGCAAGCAAAGTGGATATCAGACTTACAGGAAATATCACTCAGGTCCAATGATATAATTCATCTCATAGATAAAGTGAAACTGTATAAGCAAAGAAAACCTGGTGAAAATTGGCACAAACAAATCCTGCCTGCGCCGGTTGCTCACACTAAGGACATGCTGAGGttgattatatttattaaaaaacgaaGCACAAACAGGCTACATGTTTTGCTGAGTGAAAAGTCAATGTTACATTTTCCAACTTGCGAAATAAACCCTGCCAAGAGTTTACACTCCACCCTGCGAAGGTTCATGGTTGAAATGTTTGGGGCCGATGTGGCTCAGCATAGACCCATAGGTCTTTTCAATGTGGAGGCCGATCCAGCAGCAGACGGCTGTTGTCTGACTCTCCTGGTCGTGTTCAGGCCACCTTTGGAAGAAGTACCACTGATTGGTAAATGTGTCTGGCAGGAACTCTCACCTGAAGTTGAAAAGAGATGCATACCGATAGCTTCAACCAAAAATTCAACAATTGAATTACATGTAGTCCGCTAA